From the Methanobacterium sp. genome, the window TTCCTCATACTTAGATAATTGATGATTCAGGTAACAGTTTAACCAGTGTATAATCATACATGAAAGACTTTTTAATTTCAGAAACATCCTTTAAAAGGTAATTATCCACTTTAACGTTTCCAATTTCATCTTTAAATCGAGCATAGTTAAGTTTAACTCTCACACCATCAAGCTGGCTTGTTACAGGTAAAGGAGAATAAACCTCCTTTATTGCAGGTATCTGATTTTCAATTTCGGTTTTTACAAGTATTGATGGCACTATGGGCGGATCTTCAGAAATTTCTTTTCTCCTGTCATCTAAAATGCCTTCAGTAACTTCTACAAGATTTTTAAGAGCTCTGATGTTCTCTCCGCGCTTTAACCTTCTTGGAATTCTACCTAAACCACCGACATATGCTGTTGCCCCAGGAATATCATCCACATTAATATCTGGAGCACCTGTTACAACCACCGGTATCTCAATATCTTCGAATAGATGAGTTTTATTTAATATACACTCCCTAAAGCTTCCAAGTGCAAAAACTGCCAGATCATGTTCTTCAATAAGGTTTTTTTCATCTTCTGAGATTCTGGATATACCTTTTCCTGCTCCACGGGATAGTCCTATCATGTTATCCTTTGCACCGTATCTTCTAAGGTATTCTGAAATATCACAGGCAGAATGAGGAAGATGCTGTCTTGCAAGTGTTGGGGAAACTATTGCAATCTCTGTACCTGCCATTGGAGCAACTTTTACTGTTCCAAGGAGCTCTCTTGCTTTTTCATCTACTTTATCCACATCATCTATGGGTACAGCAAGTGTTATGACCAGATCCATTTGACTTAAGTTTTCTTGAAGCACAAATCCGCCCAGATCTTCTATTAATTCAGTTATCTCTTCGTGTTTGTGAACGCCGCCAGTATAAGTTAATGTTTCATACATAATTCTTTCTCCAGGATACCATAACGCATTTCAGCCCTTTTTATAGGGCTTAAGGGCACATTTTTGTGGGAAGGTATTTCAACCTTTTTTATATTATC encodes:
- a CDS encoding methanogenesis marker 7 protein, with the translated sequence MYETLTYTGGVHKHEEITELIEDLGGFVLQENLSQMDLVITLAVPIDDVDKVDEKARELLGTVKVAPMAGTEIAIVSPTLARQHLPHSACDISEYLRRYGAKDNMIGLSRGAGKGISRISEDEKNLIEEHDLAVFALGSFRECILNKTHLFEDIEIPVVVTGAPDINVDDIPGATAYVGGLGRIPRRLKRGENIRALKNLVEVTEGILDDRRKEISEDPPIVPSILVKTEIENQIPAIKEVYSPLPVTSQLDGVRVKLNYARFKDEIGNVKVDNYLLKDVSEIKKSFMYDYTLVKLLPESSII